A genome region from Salvia splendens isolate huo1 chromosome 19, SspV2, whole genome shotgun sequence includes the following:
- the LOC121779910 gene encoding WD repeat-containing protein 44-like, giving the protein MDSFSDEGEESRFFDALEHIVQEPDVASSASSSEDWEYELWTSISRSVRERRSKFISRMLSSGDASQGRNSMDASGCGDAGVVIGDIDRAVEDDRAVLGTLGLEENFSSGISSLPRWDAGDLDMPRGVGSNDINRTCNGGTEFRVMQNDRLEDIWASGLDQFRSSLKFEAQSTSSVQQLAKKETEFNRDTPKFIDRLRDRWVSRWRSMSCRMSVNVKDDKDDARLHCVSQARAKKNSRVKVQHSRKKLKELSGLFVGQDIQAHEGSILAMKFSLDGQYLASAGEDKIVRVWQVVEDERSETIDISDVDPSCMYFSVNHLSELAPCVVEKDRFGKSTGLRKTPESACIVFPRKVFRLLEEPLHVFRGHSAEVLDVSWSKNNCLLTSSVDKTVRLWKVGVDHCLKVFHHTDYVTCIQFNPVDDDRFISGSIDGKVRMWSIRRSKVIDWTEIKDIVSAVSYSPDAQGGVIGCVTGTCHFFNISDNHFQLEREMCLAGKKKSSCKRIIGFQFSPRDPTKILVTSADSQIRIIDAELNVVEKYKGLRNAGNQISASFSPRGKHIVSASEDSHIYVWNYNGDGESPFSQPKPARSFECFSTDASVAIAWPGLKSESHLDRSVNSLPFFSSTGFSLSQEFPTDSNSRGSATWPEEKLPMPSPRAITSSMSKSEYRLFRTSFQSSSTSHAWGMVIVTATWDGRIRSFHNYGLPIPL; this is encoded by the exons ATGGATAGCTTCAGTGACGAGGGCGAAGAATCGCGGTTCTTTGACGCCCTCGAGCACATTGTGCAGGAGCCTGATGTTGCTTCTAGTGCCTCCTCGTCTGAAGATTGGGAATATGAGCTGTGGACTAGCATTTCTCGAAGTGTTAGGGAGCGCCGCAGCAAATTCATTAgccggatgttgagcagtggtGATGCATCTCAAGGGAGAAATTCTATGGATGCCTCTGGTTGTGGAGATGCTGGTGTTGTCATTGGTGATATTGACAGAGCTGTGGAGGATGACAGGGCTGTGTTGGGAACTTTGGGTTTAGAAGAAAATTTCTCTTCTGGCATCTCTTCTTTGCCTAGATGGGATGCTGGTGATTTGGATATGCCCCGAGGAGTTGGTTCAAATGATATCAATAGGACTTGTAATGGTGGAACTGAGTTTAGGGTGATGCAAAATGACAGGCTAGAAGATATTTGGGCCAGTGGGTTGGACCAGTTTCGATCATCTCTAAAATTTGAGGCTCAATCCACTTCCTCTGTTCAGCAACTTGCAAAGAAGGAGACTGAGTTTAATCGTGATACACCTAAATTCATTGATAGATTGAGGGATAGGTGGGTGAGTAGATGGCGCTCCATGAGTTGTAGGATGAGTGTGAATGTGAAGGATGATAAAGATGATGCTAGATTACATTGCGTTAGCCAAGCTCGGGCGAAAAAGAACAGTAGGGTAAAGGTTCAACACAGTCGGAAAAAGCTAAAAGAACTCTCAGGCCTCTTTGTAGGACAAGATATCCAAGCCCACGAGGGATCAATATTGGCAATGAAATTCAGCCTTGACGGGCAGTACCTAGCAAGTGCTGGTGAAGACAAGATTGTGAGAGTATGGCAAGTGGTGGAAGACGAGAGATCAGAAACAATTGACATCTCAGATGTGGACCCTTCGTGTATGTACTTCTCGGTGAATCATCTGTCTGAATTGGCACCTTGTGTAGTGGAAAAAGATAGATTTGGTAAATCAACGGGGCTAAGAAAGACACCAGAATCAGCCTGCATTGTTTTCCCTCGAAAGGTTTTTCGTCTTTTAGAGGAGCCATTGCATGTTTTCCGTGGACACAGCGCAGAGGTCCTGGACGTTTCATGGTCGAAGAATAAT TGCCTGCTTACATCATCGGTTGACAAAACTGTTCGCTTGTGGAAGGTAGGCGTTGATCATTGTCTGAAGGTCTTCCACCATACAGATTATG TGACCTGCATTCAGTTTAACCCTGTTGATGATGACCGATTCATCAGTGGCTCAATAGATGGGAAGGTCCGAATGTGGAGCATCAGACGCTCTAAAGTTATTGACTGGACTGAAATAAAGGACATAGTCAGTGCTGTTTCTTACAGCCCTGATGCGCAG GGAGGGGTTATTGGTTGTGTTACGGGGACCTGTCACTTCTTCAACATATCAG ATAATCACTTCCAGCTGGAGAGAGAGATGTGTTTAGCCGGAAAGAAGAAGTCGTCCTGCAAAAGAATAATTGGCTTTCAGTTCTCACCACGAGACCCAACGAAAATCTTGGTTACTTCTGCTGATTCACAAATCAGAATCATCGATGCTGAGCTAAATGTTGTCGAAAAATACAAAG GCCTTCGCAATGCAGGGAACCAGATTTCTGCCTCGTTTTCTCCACGGGGAAAGCATATTGTATCAGCTAGCGAGGATTCGCATATTTATGTTTGGAACTACAATGGCGATGGAGAATCGCCTTTCTCACAACCAAAGCCTGCTAGGTCGTTCGAATGCTTCTCAACTGATGCCTCCGTTGCTATAGCGTGGCCTGGCCTAAAATCCGAGTCGCACCTCGACAGATCAGTTAATTCATTGCCGTTCTTTTCATCCACTGGCTTCTCGCTAAGCCAAGAGTTTCCCACTGACTCCAACTCAAGGGGCTCAGCAACATGGCCCGAGGAAAAGCTTCCCATGCCAAGCCCCCGAGCCATAACGTCTTCAATGAGCAAGTCTGAGTACAGGCTTTTCAGGACCTCTTTCCAGAGCTCGTCGACTTCTCATGCTTGGGGCATGGTTATCGTCACCGCCACTTGGGACGGTCGAATTAGGTCATTCCACAATTACGGTCTGCCAATACCCCTTTAA